DNA from Leucobacter aridicollis:
CGAGGCCGAGGTCCTCGAGGCCGATCGCGAAGCGGTACTCGTAGCCCGCTTCTTCGATGCGGGCCTTTGCGGGGGCCTGGCGATCCACGACGACGGCGACCGCGACAACCTCGGCGCCGACCTTCTCGAGCGCCTCGATAGCCTGCAGTGGCGAACCGCCCGTCGTCGACGTATCCTCGACGACGATGACGCGCTTGCCCTCGAGCTCCGGGCCCTCGACCTGGCGGCCGCGGCCGTGATCCTTCGGCTCCTTGCGCACGACGAACGAGTCGTAGACCTCGCCGCGAGCAACGCCCTGGTGCATGATCGCGGAGGCGATCGGGTCCGCGCCCATGGTGAGCCCGCCGACCGCGACGACGCCATCAATGTCGGCGATGAGGTCGAGCATGACCTGGCCGATGAGCGGGGCCGCGCGGTGGTCGAGCGACAGCTTGCGGAGGTCGATGTAGTAGGTGGCCTTCTTGCCGCTCGTGAGCGTGAAGTCGCCGTGGAACACGGCCTCCGACTTGATGAGTTCGATGAGCTGGTCGCGCGCGGTGGTCATGCTTCGATTCTAGTGAGGGAGCTGTGGTTACGCCCGCAGCGAGAGCACAGTGACTCCGGTGGAACCGAGTTCTATGCTCGAGAGCGTGAACGTAGGAATCTCTGACGCGCGGCTAGCCGAACTCGTAGCACTCTTCGAGCGCGGCCCGGTCGCGGTGCTCACCGGGGCAGGCATGAGCACGGACTCGGGAATTCCCGACTACCGCGGGGCAGGCACGCCGCCTCGCACCCCGATGAACATCGCGCAGTTTACGGAAGACCCGCACTATCGGCGCAGGTTCTGGGCGGGGGCCCGGATCGGGCAGAACCGCATGAACACCGTCGAACCCAACGATGGTCACCGCGCGCTCGCGCGGCTCGAGGCCGCCGGGCACATCGACGGCGTCATCACCCAGAACGTTGACGGCCTGCACCGGCGAGGCGGAGCCCGCACCGTTGTTGAGCTCCATGGAGGCGGCGGGATCATGCGGTGCATCCAGTGCGGGGAACGGTGGACCCGGAGCGAGGTGCTCGGCTGGTTCGACACACTCAACCCCGGCTACGCGGAACGCAACGCGAACGCCGAGGTCGCGCCAGACGGTGACGCCCTCGTCACCGAGGTCGAGTCGGTGCGGGTGCCGCTCTGCCCAGGTTGCGGGGGAACGCTGCGGCCCGACGTCGTGTATTTCGGCGAGACCGTGCCGGTCGCGGTGTTCGACGCAGCAGCGGAACTCGTGGAGCGCTCATCGGCGCTCCTCGTGGCCGGATCCTCGCTTGCGGTGAATACCGGAATGCGGCTCGTGCACAAGACGGAGCGCCTGGGCAACCCGCTCGCGGTCATCAACCGTGGGCCGACGGCGGTCGACGCCCGCCCATCCCTCGCCGTGCGGATCGACGGCGGCACGACGGAGACGCTCACGGCGCTCGCCGACGCACTCGGGGCCTAGCGCACGCCAGGGCCACGCTGGGGCCGCCACCGCCAGGCTCGGCTGGGGCGCCGGGCGTATCGCGCGCTGCGCTGCGCTGCCCGGTCTTCAACGCCGCCCGCCCGGTGTACACGATTCCGGCGAATGCACACGATTTTGCGGCGTCAGAATCGTGTACATCTGCGGAAGCCGTGTACATCGGCGGACCCAGCGCGGCCGCGGGCGCCCGCCGTGGTGGCCGGGGCAGCAATGCCGCGGCCGCGCGAGACGACGAGGGCGAGGACCACAGGGGCGGCTCCAGCAACGACACGGGGCCGGGCCCGCAACAGCGGACCCGGCCCCTTGTCTCAGCTCACGCCGAGCGCTACTCGACCACGATGACGAGGTCGCCAGCCTCGACGCCGCGCGTGCCCTCGAACGCGAGGCGCTTTACGACGCCCGCGACGGGAGACGTGATCGCGGCTTCCATCTTCATCGCCTCGATCGTGCCGATCGCCTGGCCGGCCGCGACCGACTCACCCTCGGCGACCTTCACGGTGACGGTGCCGGAGAACGGCGCGGCGATCTGGCCGGCGACGGTGCGGTCGGCCTTCTCGGCGGTCTCGGCGGTCACGGCGATCCGCTCATCCTTCACGAACACCGGGCGGAGCTGGCCGTTCACGCGCACCATAACGGTGCGAACGCCCTTCTCGTCCGGTGCGCCGATCGCCTCGAGCCCGACGTAGAGGCGCACGCCGCGGCTCAGGTCGATCGCGTGCTCGGCGTTCGGGTCGAGCCCGTACAGGTAGTCGCCCGTGTCGACGACCGACAGGTCGCCGTACTGCTCACGCGCGTCCTCAAACTGTGCGGTCGGAGCGGGGAACAGCAGGCGGTTGAGTGTCGAGCGGCGCTCGGAGCTGTCGCCGTCGAGCTTCGCCTCGTCCTCGGCCGAGACCGGGGCGACCTCGATCGAGACGTCGCGACCCGAGAGCACCTTCGAGCGGAAGGGTTCGGGCCAGCCACCGGGAATCTCGCCGAGCTCGCCGGCGAGGAAGCCGACGACCGAGTCCGGCACGTCGTAGCGCTCGGGGTTCGCCTCGAAGTCGGCGGGGTCGGCATCGACGGCCGCGAGGTGCAGCGCGAGGTCACCGACAACCTTGGACGACGGGGTGACCTTCGGAATGCGCCCGAGGATCCGGTCTGCCGCCGCGTACATGTCCTCGATCTTCTCGAAGTTCTCGGAGAGGCCGAGCGCGATCGCCTGCTGGCGCAGGTTTGACAGCTGCCCGCCAGGGATCTCGTGCGTGTAGACGCGCCCGGTCGGAGCCGCGAGGCCCGACTCGAACGGCTTGTAGAGCGTGCGCACCGCGTCCCAGTAGGGCTCGAGCGCGTAGACGGACTCTGGGTCGATGCCGGTGTCGCGTTCAGTGTGCGCGAGCGATGCGACGACGCCAGAGAGCGACGGCTGGCTTGTGGTGCCAGACATCGGGGCGGACGCGGCGTCAACGGCGTCGACACCGGCGGCCGACGCCGCCAGCAGCGTCGCAAGCTGCCCACCCGGGGTGTCGTGCGTGTGCAGGTGCACCGGCAGGTCGAACCGCTCGCGGAGCGCGGTGACGAGCTTCGCGGCAGCGGCGGGCCGGAGCAGGCCGGCCATGTCCTTGATCACGAGCACGTGGGCGCCGGCCTCGACGATGCGCTCGGCGAGCGCGAGGTAGTAATCGAGAGTGAACTTGTCCTCGGTCGGCGAGAGCAGGTCTCCCGTGTAGCAGAACGCGACCTCGGCGACAGCGGTGCCGGTCTCTCGCACCGCGTCAATGGCGACCCGCATCTGATCGACGTCATTGAGCGCGTCGAAGATGCGGAAGACGTCGACGCCCGTCGCCGCGGCCTCCTGCACGAATGACTGCGCGACCTTCGGCGGGTAGGGCGTGTAGCCGACGGTGTTCTGGCCGCGGAGCAGCATCTGGATCGGGATGTTCGGCAGCGCCTCGCGCATCGCCGAAAGGCGCTCCCAGGGATCCTCGCCGAGGAAACGGAGTGCGACGTCGTAGGTCGCGCCGCCCCAGGCCTCAACGGAGAAGAGCTGCGGCGTCATCCGCGCGACGTGCGGGGCGACGGCGACGAGGTCGCGGGTGCGCACGCGGGTCGCGAGCAGCGACTGGTGGGCGTCGCGGAAGGTGGTGTCGGTCACGGCGAGCGCGGTCTGCTCGCGCAGCGCCTTCGCGAAGCCCTCAGGGCCAAGCTCAAGCAGCCGCTGGCGACCACCGTCCGGTACGGGAGCGTCGAGGTCGAGCGCGGGCAGCTTCACCTGCGGTTCGATCGTCTGTGGCCGTGCGCCGTGCGGCTGGTTCACGGTCACGTTCGCGAGGTGCTGGAGCAGGCGCGTCGCGCGGTCCTGCGGCTTGTTC
Protein-coding regions in this window:
- the pyrE gene encoding orotate phosphoribosyltransferase, yielding MTTARDQLIELIKSEAVFHGDFTLTSGKKATYYIDLRKLSLDHRAAPLIGQVMLDLIADIDGVVAVGGLTMGADPIASAIMHQGVARGEVYDSFVVRKEPKDHGRGRQVEGPELEGKRVIVVEDTSTTGGSPLQAIEALEKVGAEVVAVAVVVDRQAPAKARIEEAGYEYRFAIGLEDLGLAPQ
- a CDS encoding Sir2 family NAD-dependent protein deacetylase — protein: MNVGISDARLAELVALFERGPVAVLTGAGMSTDSGIPDYRGAGTPPRTPMNIAQFTEDPHYRRRFWAGARIGQNRMNTVEPNDGHRALARLEAAGHIDGVITQNVDGLHRRGGARTVVELHGGGGIMRCIQCGERWTRSEVLGWFDTLNPGYAERNANAEVAPDGDALVTEVESVRVPLCPGCGGTLRPDVVYFGETVPVAVFDAAAELVERSSALLVAGSSLAVNTGMRLVHKTERLGNPLAVINRGPTAVDARPSLAVRIDGGTTETLTALADALGA
- a CDS encoding pyruvate carboxylase, which encodes MFEKILVANRGEIAIRAFRAANELGARTVAVYPYEDRNSLHRLKADEAYLIGTEGGPVRAYLDIAEIVRVAQECGADAIYPGYGFLSENPELAAAAAAVGITFIGPGRKALEMAGNKVAAKEHAIAAGVPVLRSTPPSQDVDALIKGAEEIGFPVFAKAVAGGGGRGMRRVERAEDLREALEAAMREAESAFGDATMFIEQAVLRPRHIEVQVLADGTGEAVHLFERDCSVQRRHQKVVEIAPAPNLTQEQRDAMTRDALAFAKSIGYANAGTVEFLLDTEGERAGEHVFIEMNPRIQVEHTVTEEVTDVDLVQSQMRIAAGETLADLGLTQDKIKLHGAALQCRITTEDPANGFRPDLGRISAYRSPGGGGVRLDGGTINPGSYISPHFDSMLAKLTCRGRTFEDAVVRARRALAEFRIRGVATNIPFLQAVLDDADFQAGDVSTSFIEERPELLTLNKPQDRATRLLQHLANVTVNQPHGARPQTIEPQVKLPALDLDAPVPDGGRQRLLELGPEGFAKALREQTALAVTDTTFRDAHQSLLATRVRTRDLVAVAPHVARMTPQLFSVEAWGGATYDVALRFLGEDPWERLSAMREALPNIPIQMLLRGQNTVGYTPYPPKVAQSFVQEAAATGVDVFRIFDALNDVDQMRVAIDAVRETGTAVAEVAFCYTGDLLSPTEDKFTLDYYLALAERIVEAGAHVLVIKDMAGLLRPAAAAKLVTALRERFDLPVHLHTHDTPGGQLATLLAASAAGVDAVDAASAPMSGTTSQPSLSGVVASLAHTERDTGIDPESVYALEPYWDAVRTLYKPFESGLAAPTGRVYTHEIPGGQLSNLRQQAIALGLSENFEKIEDMYAAADRILGRIPKVTPSSKVVGDLALHLAAVDADPADFEANPERYDVPDSVVGFLAGELGEIPGGWPEPFRSKVLSGRDVSIEVAPVSAEDEAKLDGDSSERRSTLNRLLFPAPTAQFEDAREQYGDLSVVDTGDYLYGLDPNAEHAIDLSRGVRLYVGLEAIGAPDEKGVRTVMVRVNGQLRPVFVKDERIAVTAETAEKADRTVAGQIAAPFSGTVTVKVAEGESVAAGQAIGTIEAMKMEAAITSPVAGVVKRLAFEGTRGVEAGDLVIVVE